One genomic region from Streptomyces venezuelae encodes:
- a CDS encoding glutamate--cysteine ligase, with product MRSVGVEEELLLVHARSGEPLALAGAVLAAADRFGRQRPHEDGAPAHVFEKELQKEQVEFATRPVTEMGELEDEITRCRAEACRHAASAGALVAALATSPLPARPSLNAGKRYAWLGEQFGLTAQEQLTCGCHVHVSVESDEEGVAVLDRIRPWLSVLTAMSANSPFWQGEDSKYSSYRSRVWNRLPSAGPMDVFGSADRYHEQVRAMLDTGVLRDEGMIYFDARLSATYPTVEVRVADVCLEASTPVLLAALVRALVETAARSWCGGDPPSRVSTDLLRLAAWQASRSGLDGPLLHPETMREAPATEVVQVLYAHVREALIESGDDERVREGIAGLLEGGNGARVQRRLLRTHGTLTSVVTQCARITSGSRA from the coding sequence ATGAGAAGCGTGGGCGTGGAGGAAGAGCTGCTTCTCGTGCATGCCCGCAGCGGGGAGCCCCTCGCTCTGGCAGGTGCCGTCCTCGCGGCTGCGGACCGGTTCGGAAGGCAGCGGCCGCACGAAGACGGCGCGCCAGCGCACGTCTTCGAGAAGGAACTGCAGAAGGAGCAGGTGGAGTTCGCCACCAGACCCGTGACGGAGATGGGCGAACTCGAGGATGAAATCACCCGGTGTCGCGCCGAGGCCTGTCGGCACGCCGCGTCCGCAGGCGCCCTCGTGGCGGCCCTCGCCACCTCGCCGCTACCCGCCCGGCCCTCGTTGAACGCGGGCAAGCGATATGCGTGGCTGGGCGAGCAGTTCGGCCTGACCGCGCAGGAACAACTCACCTGCGGCTGCCACGTCCACGTCTCGGTCGAGTCGGACGAGGAAGGGGTCGCCGTACTGGACAGGATCCGGCCCTGGCTTTCCGTTCTGACCGCGATGAGCGCGAACTCGCCCTTCTGGCAGGGTGAGGACAGCAAGTACTCGAGTTATCGCAGCCGGGTGTGGAACAGGCTGCCCTCGGCCGGCCCGATGGACGTCTTCGGCTCCGCCGATCGCTACCACGAGCAGGTCCGTGCCATGCTCGACACCGGCGTCCTGCGCGACGAGGGGATGATCTACTTCGACGCCCGGCTGTCGGCCACCTACCCCACGGTGGAAGTCAGAGTGGCCGACGTGTGCCTCGAAGCGTCGACGCCCGTACTCCTCGCCGCCTTGGTGCGCGCGCTCGTCGAGACTGCCGCCAGGTCCTGGTGCGGAGGGGATCCGCCCTCCCGCGTGAGCACGGACCTGCTTCGGTTGGCGGCATGGCAGGCCAGCCGGTCAGGCTTGGACGGCCCCCTCCTCCATCCCGAAACCATGCGAGAGGCGCCGGCGACGGAGGTCGTCCAGGTGCTGTACGCCCATGTCCGAGAGGCCCTGATCGAGAGCGGCGACGACGAACGGGTCCGCGAAGGCATCGCCGGCCTGCTGGAAGGGGGTAACGGGGCTCGCGTCCAGCGCCGGCTCCTGCGCACCCATGGCACTCTCACCTCGGTGGTCACCCAGTGCGCGCGTATCACGAGCGGCTCCCGAGCCTGA
- a CDS encoding DUF2188 domain-containing protein produces the protein MAAKRTVYHVAPSGERAAAAGVKWQVEGREGRRLMHEPHRTQKDAIDSARRHAKEHTPAQVIVHARDGHIRTAYTYGDAPMASPDERGRRAGARGGLF, from the coding sequence ATGGCAGCGAAACGGACCGTCTACCACGTCGCACCGTCCGGCGAGCGGGCGGCGGCTGCGGGTGTGAAGTGGCAGGTCGAGGGCAGGGAAGGCCGCCGGCTGATGCACGAGCCACACCGCACACAGAAGGACGCGATCGACTCCGCACGCCGGCACGCCAAGGAGCACACCCCCGCACAGGTCATCGTCCATGCCCGCGACGGGCACATCCGAACCGCCTACACCTACGGCGACGCCCCCATGGCATCCCCCGATGAACGCGGCCGCAGGGCAGGGGCGCGCGGGGGCCTCTTCTAG
- a CDS encoding SRPBCC family protein, with amino-acid sequence MAVRHQLIRCSPRAVWAVLADPTRYAEWVVGPSESTPLDHAWPDVGSRLRYTVPLGPWSAEGVTTVRHRESGKELELEAAFKALGTARIFLQLRPWGEETLLVCDEHPLRGLGGTFHNPAFEVLLQLRHRGMLARLAKVVEQEHAGARHA; translated from the coding sequence ATGGCTGTACGTCACCAGCTGATCCGGTGTTCCCCGCGCGCGGTGTGGGCCGTACTCGCCGATCCGACCCGGTACGCGGAGTGGGTCGTGGGCCCGTCCGAATCCACGCCGCTCGATCACGCATGGCCCGATGTCGGATCCCGGCTCCGCTACACCGTGCCCTTGGGTCCCTGGTCGGCCGAGGGAGTGACGACCGTACGCCACCGCGAGTCCGGCAAGGAGCTGGAACTGGAAGCGGCGTTCAAGGCTCTCGGTACGGCGAGGATCTTCCTTCAGCTCCGCCCTTGGGGCGAAGAGACCCTCCTCGTCTGCGACGAGCACCCCCTACGCGGCCTGGGTGGGACGTTCCACAACCCCGCCTTCGAAGTACTGCTCCAGCTCCGCCACCGAGGAATGCTGGCCCGCCTGGCCAAGGTCGTGGAGCAGGAGCACGCAGGTGCCCGCCACGCCTGA
- a CDS encoding STAS domain-containing protein — protein MSTSSTAPILPVTPAPPAGPLVHDSGADTAPGVIVVDSCTSLGTTLVVHLRGEIDHCSSAPLRALLASAADHGYTGLVLDTSQVTFCDSELLAIVESWPRHGRRVRLANRSRAVQRLLAAAARAGRQPAQAPTMAATS, from the coding sequence GTGAGCACCTCAAGCACCGCCCCGATACTGCCCGTCACTCCAGCGCCTCCGGCCGGTCCCCTCGTGCACGACTCGGGCGCGGACACCGCGCCCGGCGTCATAGTCGTCGACTCCTGCACCAGCCTCGGCACCACCCTGGTCGTCCATCTCAGGGGAGAGATCGACCACTGCAGCTCCGCTCCGCTGCGGGCGCTTCTGGCTTCGGCGGCCGACCACGGTTACACCGGCCTCGTACTGGACACGTCGCAGGTCACCTTCTGTGACTCCGAACTCCTCGCCATCGTCGAGTCGTGGCCCCGGCACGGACGCCGCGTCAGGCTCGCGAACCGCTCCCGGGCCGTCCAACGCCTCCTGGCCGCCGCTGCCAGGGCAGGACGGCAGCCGGCCCAGGCGCCGACGATGGCAGCCACGTCATGA
- a CDS encoding endo-beta-N-acetylglucosaminidase: protein MNRRLLPLIMSAVAAVAMALSPAPSTAAAPATAATTPTAAAATGSQPYASYWHPNTILDWDPSTDPDAPFNRSRVPLRPRTSDPALKANANARAGEGKVVSLVSFGPTSDNPSQGSDSPNHYAFGHWQYVDTLVFWGGSAGEGLILAPNPTVIDAAHRNGVKVYGTVFFPPAAYGGQLQWVKDFTRKSGNRYPVADKLAQVAQHYGFDGWFVNQETGGGDAALATEVRNTMRYARTLGPVEFMWYDAMTESGPVSWQNALTSANDAFLQEGTQRTTDSMFLNFDWSASGLGSSRNLAGSLGRDAYELFSGIDTEANGYNTSVDWASLFPAGRPHVTSLGLYRPEWTHTSASSRADSSAREARYWDGANGDPSDTTTGSSWKGLAHYIPESSPVTAKPFVTSFNSGQGDFHNSGGVRVSSGGWNNLSLQDVPPTYRWLVASTGSELTPSIDFTDAYEGGSSLRLTGTLDAENTVRLYQTRLPVAADTRLSVVVKTPAAGPTRLKAAVSFTDSPTTFTTLDLGSTTTAGWERRTFDLSAYAGRTIAQIGLRTTGTAPTYDLKLGQLAVYDGTVDSAAAPTGPTVLGTSDVSSTRKSLRLSWTASATGSVHHYEVYRRNPDGSRTFLGATPNDAYFVPRLDRVGTEASTTLDVEAVSTEYGRSAPATITVSWSGTTSTNLALNRPATASGQCSSTETAAKAVNGSVSGGNSDKWCTLTTAKWLEVDLGSSRSLTGFVVKHAQAGGESANWNSRDFTVQVRNTTSDPWTTAATVTGNTAGTTTHPVSLTARYIRLTITRPTQTTDPAARIYELEAWGG from the coding sequence ATGAACCGACGCCTGCTACCCCTGATCATGAGCGCCGTGGCCGCCGTCGCCATGGCCCTCTCCCCCGCCCCGAGCACCGCTGCCGCCCCGGCCACGGCTGCCACCACCCCCACCGCTGCCGCTGCCACCGGCAGCCAGCCGTACGCTTCGTACTGGCACCCGAACACCATCCTCGACTGGGACCCGAGCACCGACCCCGACGCCCCGTTCAACCGCTCGCGCGTCCCCCTCCGGCCGCGCACCTCGGACCCGGCGCTCAAGGCCAACGCCAACGCCCGGGCCGGCGAGGGCAAGGTGGTCTCGCTGGTCTCCTTCGGTCCCACCTCCGACAACCCTTCCCAGGGCTCCGACAGCCCGAACCACTACGCCTTCGGGCACTGGCAGTACGTGGACACCCTGGTGTTCTGGGGCGGCTCCGCCGGCGAGGGCCTGATCCTCGCGCCCAACCCCACCGTGATCGACGCCGCCCACCGCAACGGCGTCAAGGTCTACGGCACGGTGTTCTTCCCGCCCGCCGCGTACGGCGGGCAGCTGCAGTGGGTGAAGGACTTCACCCGGAAGTCCGGCAACCGCTACCCGGTGGCCGACAAGCTCGCACAGGTCGCCCAGCACTACGGCTTCGACGGATGGTTCGTCAACCAGGAGACCGGCGGCGGGGACGCGGCCCTGGCGACCGAAGTACGCAACACCATGCGCTACGCCCGCACGCTGGGCCCGGTCGAGTTCATGTGGTACGACGCGATGACCGAGTCCGGCCCGGTGAGCTGGCAGAACGCGCTCACCTCGGCCAACGACGCCTTCCTCCAGGAAGGTACGCAACGCACCACTGACTCGATGTTCCTGAACTTCGACTGGAGCGCGTCGGGGCTCGGCTCCTCGCGGAATCTGGCCGGTTCGCTGGGTCGCGACGCGTACGAACTCTTCTCCGGCATCGACACCGAGGCCAACGGATACAACACCTCGGTCGACTGGGCCTCGCTCTTCCCGGCCGGCCGGCCACATGTCACGTCGCTCGGCCTGTACCGCCCCGAGTGGACGCACACCTCCGCGAGCTCCCGGGCCGACTCGTCCGCCCGCGAGGCCCGGTACTGGGACGGTGCCAACGGCGACCCCTCCGACACCACCACCGGCTCCAGCTGGAAGGGCCTGGCGCACTACATCCCCGAATCCTCCCCAGTGACCGCCAAGCCGTTCGTCACCTCCTTCAACAGCGGCCAGGGCGACTTCCACAACTCCGGCGGCGTGCGGGTGAGTTCAGGCGGCTGGAACAACCTCTCGCTCCAGGACGTACCCCCCACCTATCGCTGGCTGGTCGCTTCCACCGGCTCCGAGCTCACCCCGTCGATCGACTTCACCGACGCCTACGAGGGCGGCTCCTCGCTGCGCCTCACCGGCACCCTCGACGCGGAGAACACCGTCCGGCTCTACCAGACCCGGCTGCCGGTCGCCGCCGACACCCGGCTGTCCGTCGTCGTGAAGACCCCGGCCGCCGGGCCGACCCGCCTGAAGGCCGCCGTCTCCTTCACCGACTCGCCCACCACCTTCACCACCCTCGACCTCGGCTCCACCACCACCGCCGGCTGGGAGCGCCGAACCTTCGACCTGTCGGCGTACGCCGGACGCACCATCGCCCAGATCGGCCTGCGGACCACCGGCACCGCCCCCACGTACGACCTGAAACTCGGCCAACTCGCCGTCTACGACGGGACGGTGGACAGCGCCGCCGCGCCGACCGGGCCGACCGTGCTGGGCACCAGCGACGTCAGCTCCACCCGCAAGTCGCTGCGGCTGTCCTGGACCGCCTCGGCCACCGGCTCGGTCCATCACTACGAGGTGTACCGGCGCAACCCGGACGGCAGCCGCACCTTCCTCGGCGCCACGCCGAACGACGCGTACTTCGTCCCCCGGCTCGACCGGGTCGGCACCGAGGCCTCCACCACGCTCGACGTGGAGGCCGTCTCCACCGAGTACGGCCGCTCGGCACCCGCCACCATCACGGTGAGCTGGTCCGGCACCACCTCGACCAACCTGGCGCTGAACCGTCCGGCGACCGCCTCCGGCCAGTGCAGCAGCACCGAGACGGCGGCCAAGGCCGTCAACGGCTCGGTCTCCGGCGGCAACAGCGACAAGTGGTGCACGCTGACCACCGCCAAGTGGCTGGAGGTGGACCTCGGTTCGTCCCGTAGCCTGACCGGCTTCGTGGTCAAGCACGCCCAGGCCGGCGGTGAGAGCGCGAACTGGAACAGCCGCGACTTCACCGTCCAGGTGCGCAACACGACGAGCGACCCGTGGACGACCGCCGCCACCGTCACCGGCAACACCGCGGGCACCACCACCCACCCGGTCAGCCTGACCGCCCGCTACATCCGCCTGACGATCACCCGACCGACGCAGACCACCGACCCGGCCGCCCGTATCTACGAACTCGAGGCCTGGGGCGGGTAG
- a CDS encoding LacI family DNA-binding transcriptional regulator, with product MARPTIADIAREAGVSQGAVSFALNGRAGVSEATRERILRIAEKMNWRPHSAARALGGARAGAVGLVLARPARTIGLEPFFGQLLSGLQAGLSASGTALQLLVLEDTAAEIEVYRRWTSEHRVDGFVVVDLQVRDPRIPVLEELGIPALVIGGPGRHGSLPSVWADDREAMVSIVDYLAALGHRRIAHLAGLPAFQHTQRRIRAVRDSARRLGLTEAVSLPTDFSDAEGAAATRMLLARPDRPTAIIYDSDVMAVAGLGVAAEMGVAVPGELSLVSFDDSALARIVHPSLTALSRDTFALGEQVARELLAVIADPSSARDVQNPTPRLTVRESTARPR from the coding sequence ATGGCCAGACCGACGATCGCCGACATCGCCCGTGAGGCCGGGGTCTCCCAGGGCGCCGTGTCGTTCGCACTCAACGGCCGGGCGGGTGTCAGCGAGGCCACTCGGGAGCGCATCCTGCGCATCGCCGAGAAGATGAACTGGCGCCCCCACAGTGCGGCGCGCGCCCTCGGCGGAGCCAGGGCGGGAGCCGTCGGCCTGGTGCTCGCGCGACCGGCCCGCACCATCGGCCTGGAGCCCTTCTTCGGACAGTTGCTCTCCGGCCTGCAGGCCGGCCTGTCCGCCTCGGGCACCGCGCTGCAGCTGCTGGTGCTCGAGGACACCGCCGCCGAGATCGAGGTCTACCGGCGCTGGACGTCCGAGCACCGCGTGGACGGCTTCGTCGTCGTCGACCTGCAGGTCCGCGACCCCCGGATCCCCGTGCTGGAGGAGCTCGGCATCCCCGCGCTCGTCATCGGCGGCCCCGGCCGGCACGGCAGCCTGCCCAGCGTCTGGGCGGACGACCGGGAGGCCATGGTGTCGATCGTCGACTACCTCGCCGCCCTCGGCCACCGCCGGATCGCCCACCTGGCCGGCCTGCCCGCCTTCCAGCACACGCAGCGCCGGATCCGCGCGGTGCGCGACAGCGCCCGCCGGCTCGGCCTGACCGAGGCCGTCTCCCTGCCGACCGACTTCAGCGACGCCGAGGGCGCCGCCGCCACCCGCATGCTGCTGGCCCGGCCCGACCGGCCCACCGCGATCATCTACGACAGCGACGTGATGGCGGTCGCCGGCCTGGGAGTGGCCGCCGAGATGGGTGTCGCGGTACCCGGTGAGCTGTCGCTCGTCTCCTTCGACGACTCGGCCCTCGCCCGGATCGTCCACCCCTCACTCACCGCGCTCTCCCGCGACACCTTCGCCCTCGGTGAGCAGGTCGCCCGGGAACTGCTCGCCGTGATCGCCGACCCGTCCTCGGCGCGCGATGTGCAGAACCCCACCCCGCGTCTGACGGTCCGCGAGTCCACGGCCCGCCCGCGGTAG
- a CDS encoding ABC transporter substrate-binding protein: MRSTHWARLALASITAATLAGCGLGDPNGSDGPAAAATGEVKGKVSLQTWALKPKFTDYMEGVIDAFEAKYPGVQVEWLDQPGEGYSDKVLSQASGGTLPDVVNLPPDFALPLARQSMLLDVAKADPKLAGDYIEGGIDAYRFAGKDGAYGYPWYLNTDVNYWNSELLAKYGLDARKPPNDLDELIAQARTVKEKSGGATYLMSRKPGLGDLADAGVKIMADDGKSFTFNTPEAAAVLDKYRSAFKDGLLPKDVLTETYAGNAKLFNAGTVAWTTGGGNYITSLATDNPTLAPKVVPSAAMGTPPLYVQGLSVARNTKNPAAAVALARWVTNAENQAAFARLTSIFPSTKTSAADPFFHQSDGGNAGDAKVIAFTSLAKARILQPVEVNDAMKTVVNQQIALAISGETDSKQALDTAVSRCNQLLKG, translated from the coding sequence ATGCGAAGCACCCACTGGGCACGGTTGGCACTGGCCTCGATCACAGCCGCGACGCTTGCGGGCTGCGGCCTCGGCGACCCGAACGGTTCGGACGGCCCGGCCGCCGCCGCCACCGGTGAGGTGAAGGGCAAGGTGTCGCTCCAGACCTGGGCCCTGAAGCCGAAATTCACCGACTACATGGAAGGCGTCATCGACGCCTTCGAGGCGAAGTACCCCGGAGTCCAGGTCGAGTGGCTCGACCAGCCCGGCGAGGGCTACTCCGACAAGGTCCTCAGCCAGGCCTCCGGCGGCACCCTGCCCGATGTGGTCAACCTCCCGCCGGACTTCGCGCTGCCGCTCGCCAGGCAGAGCATGCTCCTCGACGTCGCCAAGGCCGACCCGAAGCTGGCCGGCGACTACATCGAGGGCGGCATCGACGCCTACCGCTTCGCGGGCAAGGACGGCGCCTACGGCTACCCCTGGTACCTCAACACCGACGTCAACTACTGGAACTCCGAACTGCTCGCCAAGTACGGCCTGGACGCCCGGAAGCCGCCGAACGACCTGGACGAGCTGATCGCCCAGGCCCGGACGGTCAAGGAGAAGTCCGGCGGCGCCACGTACCTGATGAGCCGCAAGCCCGGCCTGGGTGATCTCGCGGACGCCGGGGTGAAGATCATGGCCGACGACGGCAAGAGCTTCACCTTCAACACCCCCGAGGCCGCCGCCGTACTCGACAAGTACCGGAGCGCCTTCAAGGACGGCCTGCTGCCCAAGGACGTTCTCACCGAGACCTACGCAGGAAACGCCAAGCTGTTCAATGCCGGCACGGTCGCGTGGACCACCGGCGGAGGCAACTACATCACCAGCCTCGCCACCGACAACCCCACCCTCGCCCCCAAGGTCGTCCCTTCCGCGGCGATGGGCACCCCGCCGCTCTACGTGCAGGGACTCTCGGTCGCGCGGAACACCAAGAACCCGGCCGCGGCCGTCGCGTTGGCCCGGTGGGTGACCAACGCCGAGAACCAGGCCGCCTTCGCCCGCCTGACCAGCATCTTCCCCTCCACCAAGACCTCCGCCGCAGACCCGTTCTTCCACCAGAGCGACGGCGGCAACGCCGGTGACGCCAAGGTGATCGCGTTCACCTCGCTGGCCAAGGCGCGGATACTCCAGCCCGTCGAGGTCAACGACGCGATGAAGACGGTGGTCAACCAGCAGATCGCACTCGCGATCAGCGGTGAGACCGACTCCAAGCAGGCACTGGACACCGCGGTCAGCCGCTGCAACCAGCTCCTGAAGGGCTGA
- a CDS encoding carbohydrate ABC transporter permease, which yields MTHRRWFTPWLLAGPAVLWLVAFNLWPAANTVILSFTNAKPLGGGHFTGLDNYERALNDEQLADALVNSIVYLAVCLPLLTLLPLLLALLVERKLPGITFFRTAFYTPVVASAVVVALIWGWVLDDRGLLNGLLGQFGLTDRPVSFLTDRWLLLFSAIALTTWKGLGYYMVIYLSALGNVGRELHEAAAVDGASALRRFWHVTVPGVRPTMLLVSVLISVSALRVFSELYVLSNGTGGPGGRDMSVVMLIQMYSRGFSGHIGYASALSLLLFVITIGPMLLLARLGRKAA from the coding sequence ATGACCCACCGACGCTGGTTCACCCCCTGGCTGCTCGCCGGGCCTGCCGTGCTCTGGCTGGTGGCCTTCAACCTGTGGCCTGCCGCCAACACGGTGATCCTCTCCTTCACCAACGCCAAGCCGCTCGGCGGCGGGCACTTCACCGGCCTCGACAACTACGAACGCGCGCTCAATGACGAGCAGCTGGCCGACGCGCTGGTCAACAGCATCGTCTACCTGGCCGTCTGCCTGCCGCTTCTCACGCTGCTGCCGCTGCTGCTGGCCCTGCTGGTGGAGCGGAAACTGCCCGGCATCACCTTCTTCCGCACCGCCTTCTACACCCCGGTGGTCGCGTCCGCCGTCGTCGTCGCGCTCATCTGGGGCTGGGTCCTGGACGACCGCGGTCTGCTCAACGGCCTGCTCGGACAGTTCGGCCTGACCGACCGGCCCGTCTCGTTCCTCACCGACCGCTGGCTGCTCCTGTTCAGCGCCATCGCCCTCACGACCTGGAAGGGCCTCGGCTACTACATGGTGATCTACCTGTCGGCGCTGGGAAACGTCGGCCGGGAGCTCCACGAGGCCGCCGCCGTCGACGGCGCCTCCGCCCTCCGGCGTTTCTGGCACGTCACGGTCCCCGGGGTGCGGCCCACCATGCTGCTGGTCTCGGTGCTGATCTCCGTTTCCGCCCTCCGGGTCTTCTCCGAGCTGTACGTGCTCTCCAACGGCACCGGCGGACCCGGCGGCCGGGACATGTCGGTGGTGATGCTCATCCAGATGTACAGCCGCGGCTTCAGCGGGCACATCGGGTACGCCTCCGCGCTCAGCCTGCTGCTCTTCGTGATCACCATCGGGCCGATGCTGCTGCTGGCGCGGCTCGGCAGGAAGGCGGCCTGA
- a CDS encoding carbohydrate ABC transporter permease, whose protein sequence is MARGFGTPSAGEKTVRYLLLLLVLLLTIGPFLWQLSTSLKGPGEDVYSRTPGFLPDDLTFANYAKVADTVPVWTYAANSLVVAAIAVVGNAVGATLAGFALARLRFRGVRLVLGLFLATLVLPGEVTIVSQYVTVRSLGLTDTLTGVALPGAIAMLNVLLMRTAFAAVPPDLDAAALVDGANVWQRLVHVGLPNVRGMLSVVVIFTFIGAWDDFLWPLIVLNDPGKYTLTVGLQYLNGTFSANPRVIAAGTMIAFLPIVAVFATLQRFFFRGVEEGAVKG, encoded by the coding sequence ATGGCCCGAGGCTTCGGCACCCCGTCGGCCGGCGAGAAGACGGTCCGCTACCTGCTCCTCCTCCTCGTCCTGCTGCTCACCATCGGCCCCTTCCTCTGGCAGCTGTCCACCTCGCTCAAGGGCCCCGGCGAGGACGTCTACTCCCGCACCCCCGGCTTCCTGCCCGACGACCTGACGTTCGCCAACTACGCGAAGGTCGCCGATACCGTCCCGGTCTGGACGTATGCGGCGAACTCGCTGGTGGTGGCGGCGATCGCGGTGGTCGGCAACGCCGTCGGGGCGACCCTCGCCGGATTCGCGCTGGCCCGGCTGCGCTTCCGCGGCGTACGGCTGGTGCTCGGCCTGTTCCTGGCCACACTCGTCCTGCCCGGTGAGGTCACCATCGTCTCCCAGTACGTGACCGTGCGCAGCCTCGGCCTGACCGACACCCTGACCGGCGTCGCCCTCCCCGGTGCGATCGCGATGCTGAACGTGCTGCTGATGCGCACCGCCTTCGCGGCCGTCCCACCGGACCTGGACGCCGCCGCGCTGGTCGACGGGGCGAACGTCTGGCAGCGGCTGGTCCACGTCGGCCTGCCGAACGTGCGCGGCATGCTCAGCGTGGTCGTCATCTTCACCTTCATCGGAGCCTGGGACGACTTCCTGTGGCCGCTGATCGTCCTCAACGACCCCGGCAAGTACACGCTCACCGTCGGCCTGCAGTACCTGAACGGCACGTTCAGTGCCAATCCCCGGGTGATCGCCGCCGGGACCATGATCGCCTTCCTGCCGATCGTCGCCGTGTTCGCCACCCTCCAGCGCTTCTTCTTCCGCGGCGTCGAAGAAGGCGCGGTCAAGGGATGA
- a CDS encoding glycoside hydrolase 5 family protein → MTNSSQDRPRVPRFGVNYTPSEGWFHHWLDFDLDTVRADLDSVAALGLDHLRVFPLWPLFQPNRTLIRPRAVEQLVQLADAAAERGLDVAVDGLQGHLSSFDFLPSWTTTWHRRSLFTDPEVLDGQATYLRTLAAALSDRPNFLGMTVGNEINQFSGEAHPDPDPITPGQAEAWLHRMLAACEEGAPGRLHLHAEYDAAWYEDDHPFTPVHCTRIGAATAVHSWVFNGTAQRHGPTAVATEQHAAYLIELSKAWAHDPRRPVWLQEVGAPAPHIPAEGAGRFARTTVAAALDCPDLWGVTWWCSHDVDRSLADFPELEYSLGLLTNGRQVKPAGAVIASLVADVRAGWSPPPVRSTALVLDLPDEAPKRSLCAPGGAYFEAFMRLAADGVRPTAVLARDSENAEHLAARGITELVTVDRTS, encoded by the coding sequence ATGACCAACTCATCCCAGGACCGCCCACGAGTCCCGCGCTTCGGCGTCAACTACACCCCGAGCGAGGGCTGGTTCCACCACTGGCTCGACTTCGACCTCGACACGGTCCGCGCCGACCTCGACTCCGTGGCGGCTCTCGGCCTCGACCACCTGCGTGTCTTCCCGCTCTGGCCGCTCTTCCAGCCCAACCGCACCCTGATCCGCCCCCGGGCCGTCGAACAGCTGGTCCAGCTCGCCGACGCCGCCGCCGAGCGCGGTCTGGACGTCGCCGTCGACGGCCTGCAGGGCCACCTCTCCAGCTTCGACTTCCTGCCCTCCTGGACCACCACCTGGCACCGGCGCAGCCTCTTCACCGACCCCGAGGTCCTCGACGGACAGGCCACCTACCTGCGCACCCTCGCCGCCGCACTCTCCGACCGGCCCAACTTCCTCGGCATGACCGTCGGCAACGAGATCAACCAGTTCTCCGGCGAGGCCCACCCCGACCCCGACCCGATCACCCCCGGCCAGGCCGAGGCCTGGCTGCACCGGATGCTCGCCGCCTGCGAGGAGGGAGCCCCCGGCCGACTGCACCTGCACGCCGAGTACGACGCCGCCTGGTACGAGGACGACCACCCCTTCACCCCCGTGCACTGCACCCGGATCGGCGCGGCCACCGCCGTGCACTCCTGGGTCTTCAACGGCACCGCGCAGCGACACGGCCCCACCGCCGTCGCCACGGAGCAGCACGCCGCCTACCTGATCGAGCTCTCCAAGGCCTGGGCCCACGACCCCCGGCGCCCGGTCTGGCTCCAGGAGGTCGGCGCACCCGCCCCGCACATCCCCGCCGAGGGAGCCGGCCGGTTCGCCCGTACGACCGTCGCCGCGGCGCTGGACTGCCCCGACCTCTGGGGTGTCACCTGGTGGTGCTCCCACGACGTCGACCGGTCGCTCGCCGACTTCCCCGAACTCGAGTACAGCCTCGGCCTGTTGACCAACGGCCGGCAGGTCAAGCCGGCCGGCGCGGTCATCGCCTCGCTGGTGGCGGACGTCCGCGCGGGCTGGTCGCCGCCGCCCGTCCGCTCGACCGCGCTGGTCCTCGACCTGCCGGACGAGGCGCCCAAGCGGTCGCTCTGCGCGCCCGGTGGAGCGTACTTCGAGGCGTTCATGCGACTCGCCGCCGACGGAGTCAGGCCGACCGCCGTCCTCGCCCGAGACTCCGAGAACGCGGAACACCTGGCCGCTCGGGGTATCACCGAACTCGTCACCGTCGACAGGACCAGCTGA